A segment of the Neoarius graeffei isolate fNeoGra1 chromosome 5, fNeoGra1.pri, whole genome shotgun sequence genome:
gggtcgtcctgcgggcccatcttagtcaaggtgaggggagacgggcccgctgccggggcgctggtggaccccgccgacgcgaggagacgccggaacgcctctcgatcttcctgctgggccagcaccagggcttcgaagcgccgctcctgctcctttcggagcgtgacgagtgcctggtgctggctctgctgagccgtggcgagggcatggaccaagtccgcgaacggggaggattccatggggctgcaaagctggtgctccacctttctcccgggtttcggcaccactgtagcgcgaataacgtgtgggtggagcacagaggacggcaggacaacgtttagatTCAGAGAAGGCTTCTTTATTTTGCCAACTTTTCAGTCTGAGCAGCGTAagcctaaatacacacacacacacacacacacacacactctcggcatctgctcccgggttgcgctccctctgctctctctctgcctccttaaatagggagcggttactgggaaaacacacacaaaacacaggttaactaacatcaggtgtagcgattctgccactcaccttccctggctccgccctcctgtcacagacttgcgcttgaccacgcccccgctgccacagccgggaaacgggaatccgccagggtccacgtattcaatcttgatcgtgtctggtccggtgctgtgtaaacattgagaatacatggatacgctgtgctgagctctagctggcgtcgtcattggacaacgtcactgtgacatccaccttcctgattcgctggcgttggtcatgtgacgcgactgctgaaaaacggcgcggacttccgccttgtatcacctttcattaaagagtataaaagtattaaaatactgcaaatactgatgcaaatactgcccattgtgtagttatgattgtctttaggcttgccatccttccacttgcaagtggtaagtgatatgcgctgggatcacacacacagcggctcagtcccgaatcactgcttgtgcactacactcgtgcgctctgtgagctgcgcagggccggagtgcgcaccctccagagggcactcgctgttcagggcggagtgatttggagcgcaggatgcctgcggagccgagcgtatccgtgtattggtgttgctgtgtgcacgcgaatcgtgtattggtgttgctgtatgcacgctaatcgttttaaaaacgttaatctgatgatctgctgatacggtctaatgtaaaccccaccttagagtggCCGTTGGGTTCCTCGGTCACTTGCCTCACATCCACTGCATGGCACAATGCACACATACATTCAcacttactagtgcatctcaaacaattagaatattgtgggttttttttttttatttaattcaaaaaaggtaaactttcatattctgtattcattacatgtaaagttaaatatttcaagctttttgttttaattttgatgattatggcttaaagCTCATTAAAATAAGAAATCCACTATCTcacattagaatatttcctaagatcaatcaaaaaaggatttacaatataaaaatgtccaacttctgaaaagtatgttcatttatacactcaatacttggttggggtcctttaccacaaattactgcatcagtgcggcGTGGTATGGAAGCGACCAGCCTGTGGcattgctgaggtgttattgaagcccaggttgctttgatagcagccttcagctcgtctgtgttTTTGGgtcggtgtttctcatcttcctctcgacaatatcccatagattctctctggggttcaggtcaggtgagttggctgtccaatcaagcacagtaatatcatggtcagcaaaccatttggtagtagttttgtcactgtgggcaggtgctaaatcctgctggaaaaggaaattggcatctccataaagcttgtgagcagatggaagtatgaagtgctctaaaatctcctggtagacagctgcattgactttggactttgataaaacacagtggaccaacaccagcagatcacatggcatcccaaatcatcacagactgcgcaaacttcacacaggacttcaaacaccttgaatTCTGTGCATCTCCACTCTTCCTCAAGAGTCTAGGAGGAAATTCCTTGAttgccaaatgaaatgcaaaattaacttgcatctgaaaagaggactttggaccacctgAGCAAgagtccagttctttctttctttagccCAGTTTAGACGCTTCTGCTGtcatctctggttcaggagtggcttgatattaagaatgtgacagttgtagcccctttcctgaagacgtctgtgtgtggtggctcttgatgcactgacactagcctcagtccactccttgtgaagctctcccaagttcttgaactgACTTTTCTTGACCGTCCTCTCAAGGTCGCAGTCATCCATGTTGCTTGTgccccttttccagccagccttttcagcaatgaccaccTGTGACTTGCCCTCCTTGTGGAAGGTGTCGATGAtcaattgtcttctggacaaccgtCGAGTCAgccgattgtggttgcgtgtactgaactagaccaagagatgcaTGGTATGTatgctgttttactcaaacttgaaatgaaatattcaattttaagattttttttgcactgtaggccataattatcaaaattaaaatagaaaaatgcttgaaacattttagtttgtgtaattggtcaagaatatattaaattttcactttcttaaataactgatggaaaactgAACTTTTCatgataatctagctgtttgagatgcactattaCAGGCAATttgggctacgttcacactgcaggctgaagtgactcaaatccgatcttttcgcccatatgtgacctgtatccgatcttttattgacaatatgaacgacacagatccgattttttcaaatccgacccaggccgtttggatatgtggtcctaattccgattcctatccgctcttttcatatgcgacttcagtctgaaccgccaggtcgcattcatccgacttacacgtcatcaacaagccacaaacgtcactattctgcgctgaagtaggcagcgggtctctcaaaaaaagttacaacaacatggcgcataatcacgggcgcagatagagggggggactcgtcccacccagatttaaattcacctcgctcggtcccccccacttatagggaggaaaaaacatctatgctgtctttctttgcataaggcaaacctcacggaaaaatcaaaagactaattaccattcggtttattgaggtgcacagcagtacatacatagttgcaacaattcacataaaacaaaacaaagactgatattcagttggttgagctgcgcagactgcacaggttgcgagctcgagcttggttgctatggtaacccacaagtttgacaggcatattggagttggggttggtttgctggcagctttgtccccccccccccccagttttttgtcccccccagttcaaaaaacgtatctgcgcccctgcgcatgacatcaatgcgagggatgcttcgggctgtgaaggttctgaatcttctcaatggaaagacacagaggttagggagctgatttccatttggggggatgcagctattcaagctagattggatgggtcataccgcaaccgggtggttttacttccgtaaacactggccatgctcactgcgtgtgacgtcgtcgtatcctgcaatgcgcatgcggaacacttttaggtcgcttttcattcatactgaggatcacatacaagtcgcatatatttgttaatgtgaacgacctcacaaaaaaatcgggtttcacgaaaaatcggaattgagtattaagccttgcagtgtgaacgtagcgttcaaGTTGTCAACAGCCCTACAAGCATGTTTTTTGGAGGTGGGAGAAATCAGGTGAGCCCTAGAGctaaacccatgtggacatgagGATAACATGCAAAAAAGTGACACAGACATGTAACCCAAACTCTCAGGATCAAACCATGGGCCCTGGGATGAGAAATCAATAGTAGTTTATTATTTTCCTCGCAAACAATTTCATCTGTTAGATTAATTATTTTGTAGCAAGAGTTATTTAGATGGCACAATGGtcaagtggttggcactgtcgcctcacagcgagaaggttctgggttcgagcccagtggcccacgggggcctttctgtgtggagtgtgcatgttctctcagtgtctgtgtgggtttcctccggtttcccccacagtccaaagacatgcaggttaggctaattgggggctctaaattgaccgtaggcttgTGTGAATAgttttttgtctctgtgttattcctgcgatgacctggcaacttgtccagggtgtaccccgcctctcacccacattcagctgagataggcttcagcttgcccacgaccctgcacaggataagcggctacagataatggacggatggagttatttaggggcggcacggtggtgtagtggttagcgctgtcgcctcacaataagaaggtccgggttcgagccccgtggccggcgagggcctttctgtgcggagtttgcatgttctccccgtgtccgcgtgggtttcctccgggtgctccggtttcccccacagtccaaagacatgcaggttaggttaactggtgactctaaattgaccgtaggtgtgaatgtgagtgtgaatggttgtctgtgtctatgtgtcagccctgtgatgacctggcgacttgtccagggtgtaccccgcctttcgcccgtagtcagctgggataggctccagcttgcctgcgaccctgtagaaggataaagcggctagagataatgagatgagatggagttATTTAGGACTACAACACCCCCCTTTTTGGAGGTAGCTATCTGCAGGCTAACTTAGAGACTCATAATTTCAGGGTGGATTCAAATTTGAGTGATTTTGTCTTTAGTGCAGCAGTGCTAGCCCTGCAAGATGAGGACAGGATTCTGTTCTCCATGGAAGCTTCTGCCTTACTTTATACAATTAAATATGAAATGATGCCAGGAGCTGAAACAGCTGTGTGCAACTTCACTACTTCTGTTTTCCAAGAATGGATGTATGGAGTGCTTCCGGCAGGTGCAGTGGGATATGCCAAGAACAGCTTCGAGAACAGTGCTTTTATAAGCAGCAATGTACacggaaagaagaggaggaggaggaggagagaccatTCTAGACAGGGCAAAACAGCAAACTCAACACTATGCATCCCAGGCGCGttagcgcagagagagagagagagtgtgagagggagggagggagtcccAGCTCCAGTGTATTAGTGAAGGGCGGGGGGGCGACGCATCATTGCAGTACTGAGAAGAAAGTCCTGCGCTAGTCCAAAAGCCTCAGACGCACACACGCatcctgaaagaagaagaagacagccGTTGTGTTAGGAACCTCAGAAGCCATACAGCAGAGACTCAtatgttttattttctgctgattctacagcatcttttttttttcttggaagaaAACACCGCGTGTTCATTCAGGGCACATATATTTTTGTGTGTGCGCTGGCAGGACTCGGTTGACACTCGATTCTGTGAATTATAGTTGCTCGTAATGCGCCACTCAGGCTGATGCTCCAGCTGCAGCAGTGAGCTCtcttctcctcctctctgctcccagCACTTCCCCCATCTGCGTTGGTCATCGCGCAGCATCCCATCAAAGCTAACCACAGTGCTGCTCATCGTACAAATTCTAGGGACTTTTTATCCTCCTGTCATCCTCTTCTCCACTTTGCTGTTATCTCGTTGACTGACTTAAAACCCTCCCCCACTtcatctctccctccttttcctcCTCATCTTTACCAAGGCGAAAGCGCTGCAGAGAGAGCATGTGAGTATCATTGCGGACTTCTGCTATTGCACATAGAACTCCTGTATGTCCCTGTGCgctttatgcatttttttttaaagaaaccatTCTTGTATACACACATTATTGTGTATTTTGTTGTAACTTTAGAAGTCATTATTTACACCCCGGTTACTTCCTTTTTTCCAAGGAAGGGGTGTTACGCATTTATTGACTTGCGGGAGATGCTCGGGTCCACTGAACATATACTGCTGCTACAGCACAAAACATTCATTACCCTAATCTATAAGCAGCTGAGCTAGCTATCAGGAGACCAAGAATATAtttaaaaacaatttaaaaaaaattgttgtagtttttttttttaaatttgtgatgcTTTACTAATAAAAACATGAATTTTACTTagaattgtgtgtgtatgtgtataaataaaataaaattttgccAGATGAAAATGCGCACTTCCGAATGAGATCAGTGCAGTAATGGACTTCATGCGTGACTGGTGACTGTGCTTTAGTGTCCTCATTATTCATAGTCATCCAGTGTCCAACATAAGGTAGCTTTTTAAAACTCTGAACCAAGCCAGACTTCAGTCTTGGAGGGCTACAACACTGCAGAGCTCTATCTCATTTAACACACCCTCATAAGCGAATTACCAAGGTCTTGTGTTAAACAGGAAAACACAAATTTCTTCAGGGCTGCAGCCCACCAGGCCTGGAGTTTGATGCTCCTATAGCCGTACACCAATTAATGTACTGTATGTTGATCCTCTAATGGCTTCATGTTCAGGTCAGCTCCAGCTCCAGATGCTGCAGCTCCTGCGGGAGCTCCCGGGGCTCCTGGCGCTCCTGGGGCAGAAGGAGCACCAGGCACAGGCGCTCCTGCCCCTCCCAACACCTCCAGCAATCGCCGACTACAGCAGACACAGGCGCAGGTGGAAGAGGTGAGCATGTCTGAGGAAGAAGAAGGGagtaaagaggagaaggaaaTATGTTGTAGCCAACTTAAGCCTGGGTTTAGTCCTAtaagtattttatttatattaaagGAGAGTCTATgcttgatttttattattttgtataTGTAATATATAAGTATATGTACATAATTTCATCTGTGCATACTGTATGTCTTTGCCAAAGAACTCCACAAGCGTTTAATGTGCATTTTAACAAATTAGACCTGGGCTTTCTGCCCTTCACCTCACAAGAATTTTATGCCTTCGAGTGAATTCTCTGAGCTGAGGTTGGTGTACTGTATGTTTTCACAGCAGCAGGTTTTCATTAATGTGTGTTTTGAGTTTGCAAGTATTCAATTAAAACCTTTGCCAAGGTATGGGGATGACATGGTGCTGTTTTTAGTatttctctgatttttttttcttttttaactgcCAGCCTCATATTGCATTGCCATATTTTTAATGTTTAATGCATATGTTTATGCATGTTGAGAGACATGAACTACAGTCTGCGATTCAACTTGAGAACTCTTTTATGCatcatattccatccatccattttggcagatcactacagtgacgtggccgctctgatgggaacattacagtagtggtttcctgttgccttctactggattattatagaggcttTCTCCtctcagccattcacactcacggtcaagttagagctaccaattagcctaacctgcatgtctttggattgtgggggaaaccggagcacccggaagaaacccacgcagacacggggagaacaagcaaactccacacagaaaggcctccgccggctgctgggcttgaaccccaaaccttcttgctgtgaggcaacagtgctaaccacttacaccactgtgccgcccacatgcATCACATtataaagctgaaaacttgtaccAGCTTTGGCCTTATTCACTGGCAAAACTTTATGACCCAGTTTATTAGAGTCACAGACCTGGCTGATAGATTCTACAGTGAAATAAGTACTGCAATAAAACATTCACCACTAATCACCAACTGTAGTGATTTTCTACTAAATTAAATGCAATATACCATTAATAATGAATCATTAATGCTAATTACAATCCTTAATAAAGACCTGGTTTGCTTTTCTGTTAAGGTTGTTGATATTATGCGTGTGAATGTGGATAAAGTCTTGGAGCGGGACCAGAAACTGTCAGAGCTGGACGACAGGGCCGATGCATTGCAGGCTGGAGCCTCTCAGTTTGAGAGCTGCGCTGCCAAGCTgaagaacaagtactggtggaaGAACTGTAAGGTGAGAAAGATTGACAGCAGACACAGTGCCACCTGAACCTGGAGCCAACAAGGTTCATTGAAATTCCATTTTTTTCACTTGGTTTGGAGGAGCATGGAATGTTCCAGTTAATCTTCTAATGTACACGGTGATGAATAAGCATGAGAGAGAAAAATTGAAAGAACATTTAAGGGCAGGAGAGTAAAATTGAAAGTACCGCATATGAAGAGAGCGAGAGTTTGTGTAAGGAAAAGTGAGACGCTCTCACTCATGCTCCCTCTATTTATTCTCATCTAAGGAGCCAAGCAAGTACTGTGTAGTGTGTGTGGTGATCATTAGTTAATGAGATCAAATTTGAGCCCCAGGGAAAAGACAGCAGTTGGTGTCTATACCAGGCATGTTTAATAAAaccattacactaccgttcaaaagtttggggtgactttgaaatgtccttatttttgaaagaaaagcactgttcttttcaatgaagatcactttaaactaatcagaaatacactctatacattgctaatgtggtaaatgactattctagctgcaaatgtctggtttttggtgcaatatctccataggtgtatagaggcccatttccagcaactctcactccagtgttctaatggtacaatgtgtttgctcattgcctcagaaggctaatggatgattagaaaacccttgtacaatcatgttagcacagctgaaaacagtttagctctttagagaagctataaaactgaccttcctttgagcagattgagtttctggagcatcacatttgtggggtcgattaaatgctcaaaatggccagaaaaatgtcttgactattttttctattcattttacaacttatggtggtaaataaaagtgtgacttttcatggaaaacacaaaattgtctgggtgaccccaaacttttgaacggtagtgtacctaagACATAAATCACATTTATTGATAATATTTAATTAGGTATGCTTTTAGGATTTTCAGGATATAAAATTGGTTATCAGTATTGGAACAGTAAGTTCAGGCTACTTTATAACCTAGTTTTATTTCTGGTAAATGCACATGCATTTACAATATGATTGACCAATTAAGAGTTTGTTAGGGAGTTAATTATTTCCCCACCTTCTCCAAAAGTGCCACACTGGCAGCACACGTGAGATCAGAGACATTATCTGTTGCCATTTGACTTTACTCCATTGCTCTCTGAGGCAGTCCTCAGCTGTTTTGCTCACTCCTTAATGTCAGGATATCTACCTTAATTAAACATTTTTGAGTGGTGAGGTTTGGACTCAAGCTTTACTTAGAGATGGATATACTGTGGTCTTAAAGTGCTACTTTGATGAGATTTTACCAAAACAACAAAACTCTTTCAAATTTTGCAGTTATAATGTTTAGTCTTTCAATAAAAcctgtgtaattttttttctcgAAATTTGTATCACAAATGTCTTTCCTAAGGTGAGTTTTCATGACCACCACTTCAGCTGTTGCATGTTGTTGAACTCAGCAGGGGAATGGGTCAACGTGGGACGTGACATCATACACTCAACCAAAATACAAGTCGTATGTAATGCTAGTGTGAAAGTTGCAATTTAAAATCTACGCGGGCCTGAAAAtcatgattaaaaaacaaaacacctttTGTAATATAAAAGATACTTCAAAGTCATTGTGCAAGACTGTAGCAACACAGCTGATTTAGAGGCAGGGATTTCAATCCATACCTCACCTCTAAACGAGACTGATCGCGTGAAGTGGATAAACTTTGTTCGACTTTATCAAAAATACTTTTGATCCTGATGGGCACTTTGGGGTTTGTACGGTACATTTCAAGAGCTCCTGCTTTACAGCAGCACACCATGTCAAAGGATCTCGAAGAATACTTGTTTCTGGAGCCGTACTATTGATCTGGAAAACTGaagtctggtgttactgccagagAATGTCAGAAGGTGAGATTTCAAAATCACATGTTGATGGAAACTACCTGAAATCATAATTTTCATCTTTGATTTTAAAACACTTGTTTTTACATTAAAGATGGTCAGGGAAGTGTTCACTATAACAACCAAaaattcttcttcctcttcttgttCTGAAGCAATGGTGTTCTTGTACACTCTGCTATCCCCCTCAATTGCATGAGGTTCTAGACTTCCATTGAATGGGATTACAGAGTTAAAATCACTGTTTGCAAACTCTGTGCCATCTGAAGGGGATTCACATTCAAAATTATCTGAGCAATCTGAAGAAAAACTTAAAGAAATCTCACTTTCACTGAAAGACATTGCAGAACTTCGCTATATTTGTTGTGTAGCTTGAGCAGAAGGTTGAATGTATGACATCACAGTTCAGTCTTATGGTTGTTTCCGCTGACTCTTTTTAGCAGGTGTGTGTATGAAAAATAAACATGGCAGACCGTGAAACACAGAATATTGAAATCTAGATTTCTCATGACCTATTTTAGCTGTCTcaaaaaaaagtaaacaaaatTTGTTTtccaaaatattatatttttctTTGAGTCAGGAGAATTTGCTTATGTATGGTGTTTCAATTTTGTAAAATCTCATCAAAGTAGCACTTTAAACCGACAGTTCGTAGGACATTTTGGTACAAATAATAAGACGTGATTGTTCAGTCAGGGGACATAGAAATCCATTATAACGTACAGTAATGTTCCTGAGTTGCGGAGAGTCATCCTGATAGTCCTGTAATATGAATTCATAGTCAGTTGTATTGGACCAGATTTGGTGggattttttgtacacatacagtaAATGCCAGCTCAGATATACCTCAAAAGAAGTCTGATTAAAGATGAGAAAGTAAACAAATGGGAGTCAGGGTCAATAGGATACTATAAGAGGAAAATAGATTCATGAATAATGGGtggtttttttaaaacaaataagGCATTTTTTTGTTCTCTAATTTGGTAGGATGCTAGTGAATAACACTCAACCAATTTTGGTTGAGTTGTTAAGTCAGTTAGGTAGACTCAGTCACCTGTCATAGTTGGCTAGTTATTGACGAGGTGTATTTGTGTTTCTTTGTatgcagaatacatgtgcatcaatgagaatgaggatgagagtgtagtgaagatgcaaggagtagacgtaaagaaagttggtgaattcaagtacctggggtcaactgtgcaggaaaatgggggctgcgatagtgaggtgagaaagagagtgtaggcagggtggagcagttggagaaggatttcgggagtcatttgtgataggaaagtcccagcaagagtgaaaggaaagatgtataagacagtagtgagagcagctgtgatgtatggattgtagaccgtacccttaatgaagagacaggaggcaaagttggaggtggcggagttgaggatgttaaggtttgcgatgggagtgatgaggttggacaggataaggaacgagcacatcagagggacagcacatgtggagagcttgggaattaagctaggagagatgagactgagatggtatgggcacatcctgagaagagatgcagagcatgttggaaggagaatgttgaggatggagctgccaggcacacgaaaacgaggaaggccaaagaggagatacatggatgtggtgagagagaacatgaaagtggcaggtgacggaagacagggagcaatggagacgaaagatccactgtggcgacccctaat
Coding sequences within it:
- the vamp1b gene encoding synaptobrevin translates to MFRSAPAPDAAAPAGAPGAPGAPGAEGAPGTGAPAPPNTSSNRRLQQTQAQVEEVVDIMRVNVDKVLERDQKLSELDDRADALQAGASQFESCAAKLKNKYWWKNCKMMIMMGIIGVIVVGIIFLYFFS